A single genomic interval of Verrucomicrobiota bacterium harbors:
- a CDS encoding aldo/keto reductase, protein MKYRYLGGTGLQVSELCLGAMTFGRENEATEAESHQMLDRFVEAGGNFIDTANVYSRGVSEEIVGRWLKRQNRDDLIVATKVRFPMGERPNEAGLSRKHILASAEASLRRLQADYIDLYQVHCWDPKTPLEETISTLNQLVRRGAVRYLGISNFTGWQLQRAIDLTREHNWEPFVCLQPQYNLLCRTTEWELIPISLKEGLGVIPWSPLRGGWLSGKFHRGMSAPPPGSRIETAEQKGWSERWSAYNNEYTWRVLDALHAVSKQVGKTPAQVAINWLLRKPGVTAPIIGARNLAQLEGNLGSAGWELSPEQVQALDDASDYPLVYPYDFIANASADR, encoded by the coding sequence ATGAAATATCGATATCTCGGAGGGACTGGCCTGCAGGTCAGCGAGCTTTGTCTTGGCGCAATGACATTCGGTCGCGAGAACGAAGCGACGGAGGCGGAGAGTCACCAGATGCTCGATCGCTTTGTGGAAGCCGGGGGCAATTTCATCGATACCGCCAACGTCTACAGCCGTGGCGTCTCCGAGGAAATTGTCGGCCGCTGGTTGAAACGGCAGAACCGGGATGACCTGATCGTGGCCACAAAGGTCCGGTTTCCCATGGGTGAACGTCCGAACGAGGCGGGCCTGAGCCGAAAACATATCCTCGCTTCGGCGGAGGCAAGCCTGCGCCGTCTGCAGGCGGACTACATCGACCTTTACCAGGTGCACTGCTGGGATCCGAAGACGCCCTTGGAAGAAACCATTTCAACCTTGAACCAACTGGTCCGGCGCGGGGCCGTGAGGTACCTCGGCATCAGCAACTTCACCGGTTGGCAGCTGCAGCGCGCCATTGACCTGACCCGGGAACACAACTGGGAGCCGTTCGTCTGCTTGCAACCCCAATACAACCTCCTGTGCCGCACAACGGAATGGGAGTTGATCCCGATTTCGCTCAAGGAGGGACTTGGCGTCATCCCCTGGAGCCCGCTCCGAGGTGGCTGGTTGTCGGGCAAGTTCCACCGCGGCATGTCCGCGCCCCCGCCCGGCTCCCGCATCGAGACGGCGGAGCAAAAGGGTTGGAGTGAACGGTGGAGTGCCTACAACAACGAATACACCTGGCGCGTCCTGGACGCGCTTCATGCCGTCTCGAAACAGGTGGGCAAAACGCCCGCCCAGGTTGCGATTAACTGGCTGCTTCGCAAACCCGGAGTTACCGCGCCGATCATCGGAGCACGCAACCTCGCCCAGCTTGAGGGCAATCTGGGCTCAGCCGGCTGGGAACTCTCCCCGGAACAAGTGCAGGCGTTGGACGACGCCAGTGACTACCCCCTCGTATACCCGTACGACTTCATCGCAAACGCTTCAGCCGACCGGTAA
- a CDS encoding VCBS repeat-containing protein, with translation MRAARFRWRWGWIVLAGLAGMRLALALVATDAEPAVVADPVADYLAMNVPDRKANAGQLLILKKVTVDVDGDGRPEVFVGTWYRRSGPNTWLWAGYTPVSGGYRRITPANADVLIDFREIYVGPIPELQREGMAQGYSLELDNQDRDQSNLLSDVTYYYIQDGKLVEKGTGPLDRDDPEQRKKYDFFFGPDRHVRDVPRIESFSAGELLRRGYALPRP, from the coding sequence ATGAGGGCGGCCCGTTTTCGATGGCGTTGGGGATGGATCGTGTTGGCCGGGCTTGCCGGGATGCGGTTGGCCCTGGCCCTGGTTGCAACCGATGCGGAGCCGGCGGTGGTCGCGGACCCGGTGGCTGATTATCTGGCGATGAATGTGCCGGACCGGAAGGCGAACGCCGGGCAGTTACTGATCCTCAAAAAGGTTACCGTCGACGTTGATGGCGACGGCCGTCCGGAAGTGTTTGTCGGCACCTGGTACCGCCGGTCCGGGCCCAACACTTGGTTGTGGGCCGGCTATACCCCGGTTTCCGGTGGTTACCGAAGGATCACACCGGCAAACGCGGACGTGCTGATTGACTTCAGAGAAATCTACGTGGGCCCGATCCCGGAATTGCAGCGCGAGGGTATGGCCCAGGGTTACAGCCTGGAGTTGGACAATCAGGACCGGGATCAATCCAACCTGCTGAGCGACGTGACTTACTACTACATCCAGGACGGAAAACTGGTCGAGAAAGGAACCGGCCCGCTGGACCGGGATGATCCCGAACAGCGCAAAAAGTATGATTTCTTTTTCGGGCCGGACCGGCACGTTCGTGACGTGCCCCGGATCGAATCGTTTAGTGCAGGCGAACTCCTCCGGCGCGGTTACGCCTTGCCGCGACCCTGA
- a CDS encoding glycosyltransferase has protein sequence MTDQPLSSTSLGGDLKAGPASPLTRRPVIAVFCPTFLRPEMLHVYRQIACLERTQPIVFAFKRECASRFPYERCEILPRSAFRWWRRIWQKQVLRIPQTAFPGEVAAFRRRLRNHGCRMLHIYFGNNAIFWEPLIRRIELPVVVSFHGADTQVDMRSPAALGRLRRVFGGARLVLARSESLVQALIELGCPPEKLRLQRTGIPLEFYPFQARPAPPDGRWHLLQACRLIEKKGLETTLQAFAKFRDAWPQAFLTVAGDGELRPALVELAARLGVTKSVRFTGFLAPDELRRLYYDAHLFVHPSETARDGNQEGVPNSLLEAMATGLPAVATRHGGIPEAIEHRVNGFLTDERSPGQVAEGLLEITRDDAFRAALGQAAAEAVRRKFDLKVQAARLEGAYLSLIQEG, from the coding sequence GTGACGGATCAACCTCTATCTTCGACCAGCCTGGGCGGCGACCTTAAGGCCGGCCCAGCATCTCCCCTCACCCGGCGACCGGTCATCGCCGTGTTCTGCCCGACCTTTTTGCGTCCGGAAATGCTGCACGTGTACCGGCAGATTGCCTGCCTTGAACGCACGCAGCCCATCGTCTTCGCTTTCAAACGCGAGTGCGCCAGCCGGTTTCCGTACGAACGGTGCGAAATCCTTCCGCGTTCGGCGTTCCGCTGGTGGCGAAGGATCTGGCAAAAACAGGTTCTCAGGATTCCGCAAACGGCTTTCCCGGGCGAAGTGGCCGCCTTCCGGCGGCGACTCCGGAATCACGGCTGCAGAATGCTCCATATTTATTTCGGTAATAACGCGATCTTTTGGGAACCACTGATCCGGCGAATCGAGCTTCCGGTTGTAGTCTCATTCCACGGCGCCGATACCCAGGTCGATATGCGGTCCCCGGCGGCTCTTGGCCGGCTCCGGCGGGTGTTCGGCGGTGCACGGCTGGTTTTAGCCCGGTCTGAGTCCCTCGTCCAAGCGCTCATCGAACTGGGGTGTCCCCCTGAAAAGCTTCGACTCCAGCGAACCGGCATTCCTTTGGAGTTTTATCCGTTCCAAGCGCGGCCGGCACCGCCGGATGGGCGCTGGCACCTGTTGCAGGCTTGCAGGTTGATAGAAAAAAAGGGACTCGAGACCACGCTGCAAGCGTTCGCGAAGTTTCGGGACGCATGGCCGCAGGCGTTTCTGACGGTGGCCGGCGATGGCGAACTGCGGCCGGCGCTCGTCGAATTGGCGGCCCGCCTCGGGGTGACGAAGTCCGTCCGGTTCACCGGCTTTTTGGCGCCTGACGAACTGCGCCGGCTCTATTACGATGCGCATCTCTTCGTGCACCCAAGCGAGACGGCTCGAGACGGCAACCAGGAAGGCGTGCCAAACAGTTTACTGGAGGCTATGGCGACCGGTTTGCCCGCCGTTGCTACCCGTCACGGTGGCATCCCCGAGGCGATTGAACATCGGGTAAACGGTTTTCTGACGGATGAGCGGTCACCGGGGCAAGTGGCGGAGGGCCTTCTTGAGATTACTCGCGACGACGCGTTCCGTGCCGCCCTGGGGCAAGCCGCGGCCGAGGCCGTTCGCCGGAAATTTGATCTCAAGGTGCAGGCGGCGCGCCTGGAAGGGGCTTACCTGAGCCTGATCCAAGAGGGGTGA
- a CDS encoding class II aldolase produces MSDSSSASDVARLLELAHEFGNKEFTILGEGNVSCRAGQDTFLVKASGSTLGTLTELELTECRFAPLLDAIAKPALSDEEVEQVLLGSRVRPSALKPSVETFFHAYLLSLPGVRFVGHTHPIPINQVLCTSHAQTFAECRQTPDEIVCCGPASLLVPYVDPGLVLAQEIQARLQDLQSRSERRPRVILLENHGIITFGPSVEAVRSAMLMAVKAAQIYLGAQLLGGLRHLPDKEVERIDQRLDEKHRQKMLRI; encoded by the coding sequence ATGAGTGATTCGTCGTCTGCATCCGACGTAGCTCGGCTGCTCGAATTGGCTCACGAGTTTGGCAACAAGGAATTTACCATCCTAGGCGAAGGCAACGTCTCCTGTCGCGCCGGGCAGGATACCTTCCTCGTTAAAGCGAGCGGCAGCACCCTTGGAACTTTGACCGAACTGGAGCTGACGGAGTGCAGGTTTGCGCCGTTGCTGGACGCGATCGCGAAACCCGCGCTGTCCGACGAGGAAGTTGAGCAGGTCTTATTGGGAAGCCGGGTCCGGCCGTCGGCCTTGAAACCGTCCGTTGAGACATTCTTCCACGCTTACCTTCTCTCGCTGCCGGGCGTACGATTCGTGGGGCATACTCACCCGATTCCTATCAACCAGGTCCTTTGCACCTCACATGCGCAAACGTTCGCGGAATGCCGGCAAACACCTGACGAAATTGTGTGCTGCGGACCAGCTTCACTCCTGGTGCCCTACGTGGATCCCGGACTGGTCCTCGCCCAGGAGATTCAGGCGCGTTTGCAGGACCTGCAATCGCGCTCCGAGCGGCGGCCGCGGGTGATCCTGCTCGAAAATCACGGCATCATCACCTTCGGGCCCAGCGTCGAAGCGGTTCGGTCAGCGATGTTGATGGCCGTCAAAGCTGCGCAGATATACCTTGGCGCGCAGCTTCTCGGTGGTTTGCGCCACCTGCCGGACAAGGAAGTCGAACGCATCGACCAGCGGCTCGACGAAAAACACCGGCAAAAAATGCTGCGGATCTAA
- a CDS encoding fucose isomerase: MNLVYLVANGDLRLSANQQCWPTQEAMEQTLTEAIEKEGWTVRRGHPFDPQKRHGFIDSQKMGIQVFQTIPRQVPLVVAESVWQYSQHLLPGLSAHEGPILTLANWSGTWPGLVGLLNLNGSLTKAGVDYSTLWSEDFKDKFFVKHLRRWLADGTIKHDTSHVTKYKDVKVPGAARRLGERVAVQLKHTPAILGIFDEGCMGMYNAIIPEELLQPLGVFKERLSQSSLYANMQSVSEGEARAVYEWLLNRGVKFHFGPNEETDLTENQVLQQCKMYISALRIAERFGCSAIGIQYQQGLADLTPASDLVEGLLNNVERPPSCAESNGKELFAGQALPHFNEVDECAGLDALITNRVWRELRYPPETTLHDLRWGRRYQDDHLDAYVWVFLISGGAPPAHFTGGYQGTHSYRQPPMYFRLGGGTCQGVSKPGWVVWSRVYIINGQLAFDTGLAEVVRLPEHETEERLRLTSPQWPIMHAVLQGITRDQMMARHKSNHIQVAYAPDRKSAQHAMFAKAAAMAELGLKVAFCGTM; this comes from the coding sequence ATGAACCTCGTCTATTTAGTGGCTAACGGTGATCTGCGTCTTTCTGCAAACCAGCAATGCTGGCCCACGCAGGAGGCAATGGAGCAAACGCTTACCGAGGCAATCGAAAAAGAAGGGTGGACCGTCAGGCGCGGCCATCCGTTCGACCCGCAGAAACGACACGGCTTCATTGATAGCCAGAAAATGGGCATCCAGGTTTTCCAGACGATTCCGAGGCAGGTGCCGTTGGTGGTCGCGGAATCGGTCTGGCAGTACAGCCAACACCTGTTGCCCGGTTTGTCGGCGCACGAGGGGCCGATTCTGACGCTTGCCAATTGGAGCGGCACCTGGCCTGGCTTGGTTGGTCTGCTCAACCTGAACGGCTCGCTCACAAAGGCCGGCGTCGATTACAGCACGCTCTGGAGCGAAGATTTTAAAGATAAATTCTTCGTCAAACACCTGCGCCGGTGGCTGGCGGACGGCACGATCAAGCACGACACCTCGCACGTGACCAAATACAAGGATGTGAAGGTGCCCGGTGCGGCGCGCCGGCTGGGCGAACGGGTTGCCGTTCAGCTTAAACATACGCCTGCCATCCTGGGGATCTTCGACGAGGGCTGTATGGGGATGTACAACGCCATCATCCCGGAGGAACTGTTGCAGCCCCTGGGCGTGTTCAAAGAGCGATTAAGCCAGTCGTCTCTGTACGCCAACATGCAATCTGTCTCCGAAGGCGAGGCGCGCGCGGTCTACGAATGGTTGCTGAATCGCGGGGTCAAGTTTCACTTCGGACCGAATGAAGAAACCGATCTAACCGAAAACCAGGTCCTGCAGCAGTGCAAGATGTACATTTCCGCGCTGCGGATCGCCGAAAGGTTTGGCTGCTCGGCCATCGGGATCCAGTACCAGCAGGGGTTGGCGGATCTCACCCCCGCTTCCGACCTGGTCGAAGGTTTGCTCAACAACGTTGAACGTCCTCCTTCCTGCGCGGAATCGAATGGTAAGGAACTTTTTGCCGGGCAGGCTCTCCCCCATTTCAACGAGGTTGACGAATGCGCCGGCCTGGATGCATTGATTACTAACCGCGTCTGGCGCGAGCTCAGGTACCCGCCGGAAACAACCCTGCACGACCTGCGATGGGGCCGGCGTTATCAGGACGATCACCTTGACGCCTATGTGTGGGTTTTCCTCATCAGCGGCGGGGCGCCGCCCGCCCACTTTACCGGCGGTTATCAGGGCACGCACAGCTACCGCCAACCGCCGATGTACTTTCGTCTCGGCGGAGGTACGTGCCAGGGTGTTAGTAAGCCGGGGTGGGTGGTTTGGAGCCGGGTTTACATCATCAACGGCCAACTCGCGTTCGACACCGGTCTGGCCGAGGTCGTCAGACTTCCGGAGCACGAAACCGAGGAACGTCTTCGGCTTACTTCGCCGCAATGGCCGATCATGCACGCAGTCTTACAAGGCATTACCCGCGACCAGATGATGGCGCGGCATAAATCTAACCACATTCAGGTCGCTTACGCACCAGACCGCAAATCGGCGCAGCACGCCATGTTTGCGAAGGCGGCGGCGATGGCTGAGCTTGGCTTGAAGGTGGCATTTTGCGGGACAATGTAA
- a CDS encoding DUF4112 domain-containing protein yields the protein MPKESKPDYLDFEVLPKTGSRVRNSPETTTDPVIWLVSRVLDTIFRIPGTRIRFGLEPVIGLIPVLGDQVTTLISAALLFRSLQHRLPKIALVRMGLNIAINGLIGMIPLIGDLFVLWYKPNIRNYRILQRHVGQAGKSSRADWFFVLAIVGVTFLLTTLFGAFIGYAVIRALQSPF from the coding sequence GTGCCGAAGGAATCAAAACCTGACTACCTGGACTTTGAGGTCCTGCCAAAGACCGGCTCGCGTGTCAGGAACTCCCCCGAGACGACGACTGACCCGGTCATCTGGCTGGTTAGCCGCGTTCTGGACACGATCTTTCGCATTCCCGGTACCCGCATCCGGTTCGGCCTCGAACCGGTGATCGGCTTGATCCCGGTCCTCGGGGATCAGGTCACCACCCTGATCTCCGCCGCGCTTTTGTTTCGCAGCTTGCAGCACCGTTTGCCGAAAATCGCCCTCGTCCGAATGGGGCTGAATATTGCGATCAACGGCCTGATCGGGATGATTCCGCTCATCGGCGATCTTTTTGTACTCTGGTATAAACCGAATATCCGAAACTACCGGATCCTGCAGCGCCATGTCGGCCAGGCCGGGAAGTCCAGCCGTGCCGACTGGTTTTTCGTGCTTGCAATTGTCGGGGTGACGTTTTTGCTAACGACCCTGTTCGGCGCATTCATCGGTTATGCCGTGATCCGTGCATTGCAAAGCCCATTTTAG
- the rho gene encoding transcription termination factor Rho, with translation MAEFDEQPTLLSDDTEKVKKPKRTRSVTAAKTTKKPVAKKTGVKRTKKPAPVAEVAANEANGQAVAVNETESLPLEAPGRETPERPSEGREAPGRPGDGKLGSRGSRRTEAPLFEPAEPARTGEVRVWSPERSPRTSPAPAAEAEPAEPAPVKDRDDSAVVVEAPRPEPVYGEGLIEVSGKGFGFLRDPKRNYMQSPQDIFVTPEVVRKHALRDGLWIKGEIRRGSRGPQLFKLVSINNEDPDKYRNLPVFEELTSINPIERIRLETVPDRYTTRVMDLMTPIGKGQRGLIVAPPRTGKTTLLQHIADAVCKNHPEMNLIILLVDERPEEVTEIRRTVPKADIMASSNDSDLKSHTRIAQLAIERAKRLVEAGKDVFVLMDSLTRIGRAFNNAISGSGRTMSGGMDSRAMEIPRKLFAAARNTEEAGSLTIMATALIETGSKMDELIFQEFKGTGNMEMVLDRQISDQRTYPAIDIFKSGTRREELLLPAHQLDKINMIRRGLAGHRPAEAIERLLSFLRKFPTNAQMLREIPG, from the coding sequence ATGGCGGAATTTGACGAACAGCCAACGTTATTGAGCGACGATACGGAAAAGGTTAAAAAGCCTAAACGTACGCGCTCCGTTACCGCTGCGAAGACGACGAAAAAGCCGGTAGCCAAAAAGACCGGCGTCAAACGGACCAAAAAACCTGCTCCGGTGGCCGAAGTGGCTGCCAACGAAGCGAATGGGCAGGCGGTTGCCGTGAATGAAACCGAATCTCTGCCTCTGGAGGCGCCCGGCCGGGAAACGCCTGAGCGGCCGTCCGAAGGCCGGGAGGCGCCCGGCCGCCCGGGTGATGGTAAACTCGGCAGCCGGGGATCGCGCCGCACGGAGGCGCCGCTTTTTGAACCCGCTGAACCAGCCCGGACCGGGGAAGTACGCGTTTGGTCGCCGGAACGCTCCCCCAGGACTTCTCCTGCGCCTGCTGCCGAGGCGGAGCCGGCTGAACCAGCGCCGGTTAAAGATCGAGACGACTCGGCCGTTGTGGTGGAGGCGCCGCGGCCTGAACCGGTCTACGGCGAAGGGTTGATCGAAGTGTCCGGTAAAGGCTTCGGCTTTTTGCGGGATCCGAAACGCAACTACATGCAGTCGCCGCAGGACATCTTTGTTACGCCGGAGGTGGTGCGCAAGCACGCGCTGCGTGACGGTTTGTGGATTAAAGGTGAGATCCGGCGCGGCAGCCGGGGACCGCAGCTCTTCAAACTGGTGTCCATCAACAACGAGGACCCGGACAAATATCGTAATCTCCCTGTTTTCGAGGAACTAACCTCCATTAACCCCATTGAACGTATCCGGCTCGAGACCGTGCCGGACCGATACACCACACGGGTGATGGATTTGATGACGCCGATCGGCAAGGGCCAGCGCGGCCTGATCGTGGCGCCGCCTCGTACCGGCAAGACGACGTTGCTGCAGCACATCGCGGATGCGGTTTGCAAAAACCATCCGGAGATGAACCTGATTATTCTGCTGGTGGACGAACGTCCGGAGGAAGTAACGGAGATCCGGCGAACCGTGCCTAAAGCCGACATCATGGCCAGCTCGAATGACAGCGACCTCAAAAGCCATACGCGGATCGCGCAACTTGCCATCGAGCGTGCCAAGCGTCTGGTTGAAGCGGGCAAGGATGTGTTTGTGCTGATGGATTCGCTGACCCGAATCGGGCGTGCCTTTAACAACGCCATCTCCGGCAGCGGCCGAACCATGAGCGGCGGTATGGATTCGCGGGCGATGGAGATTCCCCGCAAACTGTTTGCCGCTGCACGCAACACCGAAGAGGCCGGTTCCCTGACGATCATGGCCACCGCCCTGATCGAAACGGGTTCGAAGATGGACGAACTCATCTTCCAGGAATTCAAAGGCACGGGTAACATGGAAATGGTCCTCGATCGCCAGATCAGTGACCAGCGCACTTACCCGGCCATCGACATCTTCAAGTCGGGTACGCGCCGCGAAGAACTGCTGCTGCCGGCTCACCAGCTCGATAAGATTAACATGATCCGGCGCGGCTTGGCCGGGCATCGTCCGGCGGAAGCGATTGAGCGGTTGCTCTCGTTCCTGCGGAAGTTTCCGACTAACGCCCAAATGCTGCGCGAAATCCCCGGGTAG
- a CDS encoding YebC/PmpR family DNA-binding transcriptional regulator → MAGHSKWSKVKRFKGTLDAKRGKLFSKLAKEILVSARMGGGDPDLNPRLRSAVLAARAQNMPNDTIERAIKKGTGEISGGIVEELVYEGYGPEGVALIVEAATDNKNRTAADIRSIFSKNHGHLAASGAVSYMFKRRGQLTVLGSAVQEDQLLEIVLDAGAEDLTTDEDLYVVTTPHDRLYQVGEAIRKQGINIETQKLTFVPDNAIAITNETTATQVLRLYDALDDNDDVQNVYGNFDISDELLTKLSNHSG, encoded by the coding sequence ATGGCGGGTCATAGTAAATGGTCAAAAGTAAAGCGTTTTAAGGGAACGCTCGATGCCAAACGCGGCAAGCTTTTCAGTAAGCTGGCCAAGGAAATCCTTGTATCCGCCCGTATGGGGGGCGGTGATCCCGACCTTAATCCGCGGTTGCGCTCGGCCGTTTTGGCTGCGCGCGCTCAGAACATGCCGAACGACACGATCGAGCGGGCCATTAAGAAGGGAACGGGAGAAATTTCCGGCGGAATCGTCGAGGAGCTTGTCTATGAGGGGTACGGTCCCGAAGGGGTTGCGCTGATCGTCGAAGCGGCCACCGACAACAAAAACCGGACCGCCGCGGATATCCGAAGCATCTTCAGCAAGAATCATGGGCACTTGGCGGCATCCGGGGCGGTGTCCTACATGTTCAAGCGCCGTGGCCAGCTAACGGTGCTGGGCAGCGCCGTTCAAGAAGACCAATTGTTAGAAATCGTGTTGGACGCGGGAGCCGAAGACCTTACCACAGACGAAGATCTGTATGTCGTAACGACCCCGCATGATCGTTTGTATCAGGTCGGCGAAGCCATTCGTAAACAGGGTATCAATATCGAAACCCAGAAACTCACCTTCGTTCCCGACAACGCCATTGCGATCACGAATGAGACGACAGCGACTCAGGTTCTGCGGCTATATGACGCTCTGGATGATAACGATGATGTTCAAAACGTTTACGGCAACTTCGATATCTCGGACGAGCTGCTGACCAAATTATCTAACCATTCCGGTTAA
- the typA gene encoding translational GTPase TypA, with protein MDHIRNIAIIAHVDHGKTTLVDQLLRQSGTFRANQKVEERVMDSMDLEREKGITIKAKNAAFRYKHYHVNIVDTPGHADFGGEVERIMKMVDGVLLVVDAHDGPQAQTKFVLRKALQNHAKPVVVINKIDRENARPHKVLDMVFDLFVELNATDEQLDFPVIYASAKEGFAVREIHESNDNLEPLFEAIVKHIPPPPKVPETYFQLLVSNLDYSDYLGRIALGRIVSGRVCVGDSVVLIRKDGQRERANVTALFGHQGLERIEIKCAGAGDIIGLAGFEEISIGETLTDLEERPALEFVDIDPPTIQMNFVVNDSPLAGREGKFLTARHLKERLVRETRTNVSLGFQETEVAGVFTVSARGEMQIAILVEQMRREGFELLVSRPEVIFKRDQDGELLEPFETLYVDVPNENLGDILQSLAGRRAEIANMDHQTKSVLVKAVIPTRGLIGFEADLVNLTRGLGSMSHLFKEYGPYKGEVSSRNNGVLVAMEGGVSTAYALNNVQERGRLFVGPQEDIYEGMIVGENSRPDDLTVNPCKTKHLTNMRSQGEGKGVQLAPPLKMSLERALEYIGPDEYVEVTPKTLRLRKKILGSTARKRASSKVLVA; from the coding sequence ATGGACCATATCCGTAACATCGCCATCATTGCTCACGTTGATCACGGGAAGACGACCTTGGTCGATCAACTGCTGCGCCAATCGGGGACCTTCCGCGCCAATCAGAAGGTCGAAGAACGGGTCATGGACTCCATGGACCTGGAGCGCGAGAAGGGCATCACGATCAAGGCCAAAAATGCCGCGTTCCGCTACAAGCATTATCACGTCAACATCGTTGATACCCCGGGCCACGCTGATTTCGGCGGCGAAGTCGAGCGCATAATGAAGATGGTCGACGGCGTCCTGCTGGTGGTCGATGCCCATGATGGGCCGCAGGCGCAGACAAAATTTGTTTTGCGCAAGGCCCTCCAGAATCACGCCAAACCGGTCGTCGTGATCAACAAGATCGATCGGGAGAACGCCCGGCCGCACAAGGTGTTGGACATGGTTTTCGACTTGTTCGTGGAATTGAACGCCACCGACGAGCAACTCGATTTTCCGGTGATCTACGCCAGCGCCAAAGAAGGGTTTGCCGTGCGGGAAATCCACGAGAGCAACGATAACCTGGAACCGTTGTTTGAAGCGATCGTGAAACACATCCCGCCTCCCCCCAAGGTGCCGGAAACTTATTTTCAGCTGCTCGTGTCCAACCTGGATTACAGCGATTACCTCGGCCGCATCGCCCTTGGCCGAATCGTGAGCGGCCGGGTTTGCGTGGGGGATTCCGTGGTGCTGATCCGAAAGGACGGCCAGCGCGAGCGAGCCAATGTGACCGCCCTTTTTGGGCACCAGGGCCTTGAGCGCATCGAGATCAAATGCGCCGGGGCCGGCGACATCATCGGCTTGGCCGGCTTCGAAGAAATTTCGATCGGCGAAACCCTTACCGACCTGGAAGAACGGCCTGCGCTTGAGTTCGTCGACATCGACCCGCCCACGATCCAGATGAACTTCGTCGTGAACGATTCACCCCTGGCAGGGAGGGAAGGAAAGTTCCTGACGGCGCGTCACCTCAAAGAGCGACTGGTACGCGAAACCCGGACCAATGTGTCGCTGGGATTTCAGGAAACCGAGGTCGCAGGAGTCTTTACGGTCAGCGCCCGCGGCGAAATGCAGATTGCCATCCTGGTCGAGCAGATGCGGCGCGAGGGGTTCGAACTACTGGTTTCCCGGCCCGAAGTCATCTTTAAACGGGATCAGGACGGCGAACTTCTGGAACCGTTCGAAACACTGTATGTCGATGTGCCCAACGAAAACCTGGGTGACATCCTCCAGTCACTGGCTGGGCGCAGGGCTGAGATCGCCAATATGGATCACCAGACCAAGAGCGTGCTGGTAAAAGCCGTGATTCCGACCCGCGGCCTCATCGGTTTTGAAGCGGACCTGGTGAATCTGACCCGTGGCCTTGGTTCCATGAGCCACTTGTTCAAGGAGTACGGCCCTTATAAAGGGGAGGTTTCCAGCCGCAACAACGGCGTCCTGGTTGCCATGGAGGGTGGTGTCTCCACGGCTTACGCCTTGAACAACGTGCAGGAACGGGGGCGCTTGTTCGTCGGGCCGCAGGAGGATATTTACGAAGGCATGATCGTCGGCGAGAACTCGCGGCCGGATGACCTGACCGTTAACCCCTGCAAAACCAAGCACCTGACCAATATGCGCAGCCAGGGGGAAGGTAAAGGGGTGCAGCTGGCGCCCCCGTTGAAGATGAGCTTGGAACGCGCCCTGGAATACATCGGCCCGGACGAGTACGTCGAAGTGACCCCTAAAACCCTGCGGTTACGAAAGAAAATTCTGGGTTCAACGGCCCGGAAACGGGCTTCGTCGAAGGTTTTGGTTGCCTGA